TTTTAATTACCAATCAATTCGATTCACCAGAAGAAGCTTTTAGTTTTTTTGACTCAGACAAAGATGGAAGGTTAAAGAAATCTGAGATAAAAAAATTACTAAAAAGTGCTGCAGTAAATGGTTTTATAAGAGGTGTTGTTGCTAAAGAACTATTAAAAGGCTACGATAAATCTAGTGATGATACTATAAACTGGGAAGAGTTTAAAGTCGCAATTGAAGAATTAGAACGAGATTTATAAAAGAATATATTTCCAAAAAAAAAGTACAATGAATCTCATTGTACTTTTTTTATTTGAGAAGGTCTGTAAATAGCATATCTTTGTAAGTTGAACGCAGTTAGAAAACGAAGTATGAAGAACATTAGAAACTTTTGCATTATCGCACATATTGATCATGGTAAAAGTACGTTGGCAGATAGATTATTAGAATATACAGGCTCTGTAACAGATCGTGAAAAGAAAGATCAGTTATTAGATAATATGGATTTAGAAC
The window above is part of the Polaribacter sp. SA4-12 genome. Proteins encoded here:
- a CDS encoding EF-hand domain-containing protein, with translation MGAKENILRKIRILITNQFDSPEEAFSFFDSDKDGRLKKSEIKKLLKSAAVNGFIRGVVAKELLKGYDKSSDDTINWEEFKVAIEELERDL